A section of the Melopsittacus undulatus isolate bMelUnd1 chromosome 3, bMelUnd1.mat.Z, whole genome shotgun sequence genome encodes:
- the ALDH8A1 gene encoding 2-aminomuconic semialdehyde dehydrogenase, which translates to MAHSKDLLVLENFIGGKFVSCSSYIDSYNPSTGDVYCRVPDSGEEEVEAAVKAAQDAFPDWSSKSPLERSQILNKLADLIEQDLEAFAKAESKDQGKTITFARTVDIPRAVYNFRFFASSILHHVTECTEMATMGCVHYTSRAPVGVAGLISPWNLPLYLLTWKIAPAIACGNTVVAKPSEMTSVTAWMMCKLLDKAGVPHGVVNVVFGTGAKAGEALVCHPNVPLISFTGSTLTAQRIMEKSAPHCKRLSLELGGKNPAIIFDDADLSQCIPTTLKSSFANQGEICLCTSRIFVQRGIYSEFLKWFVAEAKKWKAGNPSDPTVSVGALISKEHLEKVRSYVKRAQAEGARVLCGEGVDSLDLPAGNKKGYFMLPTVIAEVQDESCCMQEEIFGPVTCVVAFDTEEEVIKRANSVKYGLAATVWSSNVGRVHRVARRLQSGLVWTNCWLIRDLNLPFGGMKASGIGREGAKDSYEFFTEVKTITIKH; encoded by the exons ATGGCTCACTCAAAGGATCTCTTGGTGCTGGAAAACTTTATAGGTGGCAAATTTGTTTCTTGTTCCTCCTACATAGACTCCTATAATCCGTCCACTGGAGATGTCTATTGCAGGGTGCCAGACAGTGGAGAAGAAGAG GTGGAAGCTGCTGTCAAAGCTGCCCAAGATGCCTTCCCAGATTGGTCCTCAAAAAGTCCATTGGAAAGATCTCAGATCTTGAACAAATTGGCAGACCTAATTGAACAGGACCTGGAAGCTTTTGCAAAAGCAGAGTCAAAGGACCAGG gAAAAACTATTACATTTGCTAGAACAGTGGACATCCCTCGGGCAGTGTACAACTTCCGATTCTTTGCCTCTTCCATCCTTCACCATGTGACAGAGTGCACCGAGATGGCAACCATGGGCTGTGTGCATTACACCTCGAGAGCCCCTGTGGGAGTTG CTGGTTTAATTAGTCCTTGGAATTTGCCACTATATTTGTTGACCTGGAAAATAGCTCCTGCCATTGCATGTGGAAATACTGTGGTTGCCAAGCCAAGCGAGATGACGTCTGTCACAGCTTGGATGATGTGTAAGCTCTTGGACAAAGCAG GGGTACCACACGGGGTGGTGAATGTGGTGTTTGGAACAGGCGCCAAGGCAGGAGAAGCCCTTGTCTGCCACCCCAATGTGCCTCTGATCTCTTTCACGGGGAGTACGCTGACTGCCCAGAGGATCATGGAGAAAAGTGCTCCACACTGCAAAAGGCTTTCACTGGAACTGGGAGGCAAAAACCCTGCCATCATCTTCGATGATGCTGACTTAAGCCAATGCATCCCCACAACCCTGAAGTCCAGCTTTGCCAACCAG GGTGAGATCTGTCTCTGCACTTCCAGGATCTTTGTTCAGAGAGGCATATACAGTGAGTTTTTGAAGTGGTTTGTGGCAGAGGCAAAGAAGTGGAAGGCTGGGAACCCCTCAGATCCTACAGTCAGTGTGGGAGCACTAATAAGTAAAGAACACCTAGAAAAG GTGAGAAGCTATGTGAAGAGAGCCCAGGCTGAAGGAGCCAGAGTGCTCTGTGGAGAGGGAGTGGATTCCTTAGATCTCCCAGCTGGCAACAAGAAAGGCTATTTCATGTTGCCCACAGTTATTGCTGAAGTGCAGGATGAATCTTGCTGCATGCAAGAAGAGATCTTTGGTCCTGTGACATGTGTGGTAGCATTTGATACAGAAGAAGAAGTGATCAAAAGGGCCAACAGTGTGAAGTATGGCTTGGCAGCCACCGTGTGGTCCAGCAATGTGGGACGTGTTCATCGGGTGGCACGAAGACTACAGTCTGGATTGGTGTGGACCAATTGCTGGCTTATTAGAGATCTGAACTTGCCATTTGGTGGGATGAAAGCTTCGGGCATAGGAAGGGAGGGAGCAAAGGATTCCTACGAGTTCTTCACTGAGGTGAAAACCATCACAATAAAGCACTAA